tagtgaggaggaggcagcgctctaatgactccatagtgacggctgagtctgtactagtggatatagagaggaggaggcagcactctaatgactccatagtgacggctgagtctgtactagtggatatagagaggagaaggcagcactctaatgactccatagtgatggctgagtctgtactagtggatgtagtgaggaggaggcagcgctctaatgactccatagtgacggctgagtctgtactagtggatatagagaggaggaggcagcactctaatgactccatagtgacggctgagtctgtactagtggatatagagaggaggaggcagcgctctaatgactccatagtgatagctgagtctgtactagtggatatagagaggaggaggcagcgctctaatgactccatagtgacggctgagtctgtactagtggatatagagaggaggaggcagcactctaatgactccatagtgacggctgagtctgtactagtggatatagagaggaggaggcagcactctaatgactccatagtgacggctgagtctgtactagtggatatagagaggaggaggcagcgctctaatgactccatagtgacggctgagtctgtactagtggatatagagaggaggaggcagcactctaatgactccatagtgatggctgagtctgtactagtggatatagagaggaggaggcagcgctctaatgactccatagtgatggctgagtctgtactagtggatatagagaggaggaggcagcgctctaatgactccatagtgacggctgagtctgtactagtggatatagagaggaggaggcagcgctctaatgactccatagtgacggctgagtctgtactagtggatgtagagaggagggggcagcgctctaatgactccatagtgacggctgagtctgtactagtggatatagagaggaggaggcagcgctctaatgactccatagtgacggctgagtctgtactagtggatatagagaggaggaggcagcactctaatgactccatagtgacggctgagtctgtactagtggatgtagagaggaggaggcagcactctaatgactccatagtgacggctgagtctgtactagtggatatagagaggaggaggcagcgctctaatgactccatagtgatggctgagtctgtactagtggatatagagaggaggaggcagcgctctaatgactccatagtgatggctgagtctgtactagtggatatagagaggaggaggcagcactctaatgactccatagtgacggctgagtctgtactagtggatatagagaggaggaggcagcactctaatgactccatagtgacggctgagtctgtactagtggatatagagaggaggaggcagcactctaatgactccatagtgacggctgagtctgtactagtggatgtagtgaggaggaggcagcgctctaatgactccatagtgacggctgagtctgtattagtggatatagagaggaggaggcagcgctctaatgactccatagtgacggctgagtctgtattagtggatatagagaggaggaggcagcgctctaatgactccatagtgacggctgagtctgtactagtggatatagtgaggaggaggcagcgctctaatgactccatagtgacggctgagtctgtactagtggatatagagaggaggaggcagcactctaatgactccatagtgacggctgagtctgtactagtggatatagagaggaggaggcagcactctaatgactccatagtgatggctgagtctgtactagtggatatagagaggaggaggcagcgctctaatgactccatagtgacggctgagtctgtactagtggatatagagaggaggaggcagcgctctaatgactccatagtgatggctgagtctgtactagtggatatagagaggaggaggcagcgctctaatgactccatagtgacggctgagtctgtactagtggatatagagaggaggaggcagcgctctaatgactccatagtgacggctgagtctgtactagtggatatagagaggaggaggcagcgctctaatgactccatagtgacggctgagtctgtactagtggatatagagaggaggaggcagcactctaatgactccatagtgatagctgagtctgtactagtggatatagagaggaggaggcagcgctctaatgactccatagtgacggctgagtctgtactagtggatatagagaggaggaggcagcgctctaatgactccatagtgacggctgagtctgtactagtggatatagagaggaggaggcagcactctaatgactccatagtgacggctgagtctgtactagtggatgtagtgaggaggaggcagcgctctaatgactccatagtgatggctgagtctgtactagtggatgtagagaggaggaggcagcgctctaatgactccatagtgatggctgagtctgtactagtggatatagagaggaggaggcagcgctctaatgactccatagtgacggctgagtctgtactagtggatatagagaggaggaggcagcgctctaatgactccatagtgacggctgagtctgtactagtggatatagagaggaggaggcagcgctctaatgactccatagtgatggctgagtctgtactagtggatatagagaggaggaggcagcgctctaatgactccatagtgacggctgagtctgtactagtggatatagagaggaggaggcagcgctctaatgactccatagtgacggctgagtctgtactagtggatatagagaggaggaggcagcactctaatgactccatagtgacggctgagtctgtactagtggatgtagtgaggaggaggcagcgctctaatgactccatagtgatggctgagtctgtactagtggatgtagagaggaggaggcagcgctctaatgactccatagtaatggctgagtctgtactagtggatatagagaggaggaggcagcgctctaatgactccatagtgacggctgagtctgtactagtggatatagagaggaggaggcagcgctctaatgactccatagtgacggctgagtctgtactagtggatatagagaggaggaggcagcgctctaatgactccatagtgacggctgagtctgtactagtggatatagagaggaggaggcagcgctctaatgactccatagtgacggctgagtctgtactagtggatatagagaggaggaggcagcgctctaatgactccatagtgacggctgagtctgtactagtggatgtagtgaggaggaggcagcgctctaatgactccatagtgatagctgagtctgtactagtggatatagagaggaggaggcagcgctctaatgactccatagtgacggctgagtctgtactagtggatgtagtgaggaggaggcagcactctaatgactccatagtgacggctgagtctgtactagtggatatagagaggaggaggcagcgctctaatgactccatagtgacggctgagtctgtactagtggatatagagaggaggaggcagcactctaatgactccatagtgacggctgagtctgtactagtggatatagtgaggaggaggcagcactctaatgactccatagtgacggctgagtctgtactagtggatatagagaggaggaggcagcgctgtaatgactccatagtgacggctgagtctgtactagtggatatagtgaggaggaggcagcgctgtaatgactccatagtgacggctgagtctgtactagtggatatagagaggaggaggcagcactctaatgactccatagtgacggctgagtctgtactagtggatatagagaggaggaggcagcgctctaatgactccatagtgacggctgagtctgcactagtggatatagagaggaggaggcagcactctaatgactccatagtgatggctgagtctgtactagtagatatagagaggaggaggcagcgctctaatgactccatagtgacggctgagtctgtactagtggatatagagaggaggaggcagcgctgtaatgactccatagtgacggctgagtctgtactagtggatatagagaggaggaggcagcactcTAATGACTCCATAGAGATAgctgagtctgtactagtggatatagagaggaggaggcagcgctctaatgactccatagtgacggctgagtctgtactagtggatatagagaggaggaggcagcgctctaatgactccatagtgacggctgagtctgtactagtggatatagtgaggaggaggcagcactctaatgactccatagtgacggctgagtctgtactagtggatatagagaggaggaggcagcgctctaatgactccatagtgacggctgagtctgtactagtggatatagagaggaggaggcagcactctaatgactccatagtgacggctgagtctgtactagtggatatagagaggaggaggcagcactctaatgactccatagtgatagctgagtctgtactagtggatatagagaggaggaggcagcgctctaatgactccatagtgatggctgagtctgtactagtggatgtagtgaggaggaggcagcgctctaatgactccatagtgatggctgagtctgtactagtggatatagagaggaggaggcagcgctctaatgactccatagtgacggctgagtctgtactagtggatatagagaggaggaggcagcgctctaatgactccatagtgacggctgagtctgtactagtggatgtagtgaggaggaggcagcgctctaatgactccatagtgacggctgagtctgtactagtggatatagagaggaggaggcagcactctaatgactccatagtgatggctgagtctgtactagtggatatagaggggaggaggcagcactctaatgactccatagtgacggctgagtctgtactagtggatatagagaggaggaggcagcactctaatgactccatagtgatGGCTGAAtctgtactagtggatatagagaggaggaggcagcgctctaatgactccatagtgccggctgagtctgtactagtggatatagagaggaggaggcagcgctctaatgactccatagtgacggctgagtctgtactagtggatatagagaggaggaggcagcgctctaatgactccatagtgacggctgagtctgtactagtggatatagagaggaggaggcagcgctctaatgactccatagtgacggctgagtctgtactagtggatgtagtgaggaggaggcagcgctctaatgactccatagtgatagctgagtctgtactagtggatatagagaggaggaggcagcactctaatgactccatagtgacggctgagtctgtactagtggatatagagaggaggaggcagcgctgtaatgactccatagtgacggctgagtctgtactagtggatatagagaggaggaggcagcgctctaatgactccatagtgacggctgagtctgtactagtggatatagagaggaggaggcagcactctaatgactccatagtgacggctgagtctgtactagtggatatagagaggagggggcagcgctctaatgactccatagtgacggctgagtctgtactagtggatatagagaggaggaggcagcgctctaatgactccatagtgacggctgagtctgtactagtggatatagagaggaggaggcagcgctctaatgactccatagtgacggctgagtctgtactagtggatatagagaggaggaggcagcactctaatgactccatagtgatggctgagtctgtactagtggatatagagaggaggaggcagcgctctaatgactccatagtgacggctgagtctgtactagtggatatagagaggaggaggcagcgctctaatgactccatagtgacggctgagtctgcactagtggatatagagaggaggaggcagcactctaatgactccatagtgatggctgagtctgtactagtggatatagagaggaggaggcagcgctctaatgactccatagtgacggctgagtctgtactagtggatatagagaggaggaggcagcgctgtaatgactccatagtgacggctgagtctgtactagtggatatagagaggaggaggcagcactcTAATGACTCCATAGAGATAgctgagtctgtactagtggatatagagaggaggaggcagcgctctaatgactccatagtgacggctgagtctgtactagtggatatagagaggaggaggcagcgctctaatgactccatagtgacggctgagtctgtactagtggatatagtgaggaggaggcagcactctaatgactccatagtgacggctgagtctgtactagtggatatagagaggaggaggcagcgctctaatgactccatagtgacggctgagtctgtactagtggatatagagaggaggaggcagcactctaatgactccatagtgacggctgagtctgtactagtggatatagagaggaggaggcagcactctaatgactccatagtgatagctgagtctgtactagtggatatagagaggaggaggcagcgctctaatgactccatagtgatggctgagtctgtactagtggatgtagtgaggaggaggcagcgctctaatgactccatagtgatggctgagtctgtactagtggatatagagaggaggaggcagcgctctaatgactccatagtgacggctgagtctgtactagtggatatagagaggaggaggcagcgctctaatgactccatagtgacggctgagtctgtactagtggatatagagaggaggaggcagcactctaatgactccatagtgacggctgagtctgtactagtggatatagagaggaggaggcagcgctctaatgactccatagtgatggctgagtctgtactagtggatgtagtgaggaggaggcagcgctctaatgactccatagtgacggctgagtctgtactagtggatgtagtgaggaggaggcagcgctctaatgactccatagtgatagctgagtctgtactagtggatgtagtgaggaggaggcagcgctctaatgactccatagtgatggctgagtctgtactagtggatgtagtgaggaggaggcagcgctctaatgactccatagtgacggctgagtctgtactagtggatatagagaggaggaggcagcactctaatgactccatagtgacggctgagtctgtactagtggatatagagaggaggaggcagcgctctaatgactccatagtgatagctgagtctgtactagtggatatagagaggaggaggcagcactctaatgactccatagtgacggctgagtctgtactagtggatatagagaggaggaggcagcgctctaatgactccatagtgatagctgagtctgtactagtggatatagagaggaggaggcagcgctctaatgactccatagtgatggctgagtctgtactagtggatgtagtgaggaggaggcagcgctctaatgactccatagtgatggctgagtctgtactagtggatatagagaggaggaggcagcgctctaatgactccatagtgacggctgagtctgtactagtggatatagagaggaggaggcagcgctctaatgactccatagtgatggctgagtctgtactagtggatatagagaggaggaggcagcgctctaatgactccatagtgacggctgagtctgtactagtggatatagagaggaggaggcagcgctctaatgactccatagtgacggctgagtctgtattagtggatatagagaggaggaggcagcgctctaatgactccatagtgatGGCTGAAtctgtactagtggatatagtgaggaggaggcagcactctaatgactccatagtgatGGCTGAATCTGTACTAGTGGATGTagtgaggaggaggcagcgctctaatgactccatagtgacggctgagtctgtactagtggatatagagaggaggaggcagcgctctaatgactccatagtgatggctgagtctgtactagtggatatagagaggaggaggcagcgctctaatgactccatagtgacggctgagtctgtactagtggatatagagaggaggaggcagcgctctaatgactccatagtgacggctgagtctgtattagtggatatagagaggaggaggcagcgctctaatgactccatagtgatGGCTGAAtctgtactagtggatatagtgaggaggaggcagcactctaatgactccatagtgatggctgagtctgtactagtggatgtagtgaggaggaggcagcgctctaatgactccatagtgatggctgagtctgtactagtggatgtagtgaggaggaggcagcgctctaatgactccatagtgatggctgagtctgtactagtggatatagagaggaggaggcagcgctctaatgactccatagtgatggctgagtctgtactagtggatgTAGTGATGTAGTGCTGGTCACCATtaaacattttttcctaaaaaataaatagtggTCCAATCTGATCCTGTGACCTTACCTGGGATCTGCCACCAATACCCCAATGACCTTGTCAAATCCCAGGTTGTGGGCAGCCAATGAGGCAGCTGCCATTGTGTTGACGTTATTAGGAGCCATTTCACACAGGGACCGTGTAGGCCCTTCATATAAGACAGTGCGTTCCCGGATGGTTGAGAGATCTGCTTCTGCCAACTTGCCTTCTAGTTTAAAGCTTTTTGGGTGTTTAGTCATTGTAATTTTCAGGCCCTGAAAAAATTAATCAAGAAAACAGGTCATTGTCCTTCATCAGATCATCTCTTGTTGACCACCGTCTGGTGAATATGTGTTGAAGTTATTGGAGAATGAGGGGACACCATAAGGTGGCGGTGAAGTGCCCGCCACCTGGCTGCTACCGTGGTAGATGCACTTTTTAAATAGCACTATAATTTTGCTGGTAAATTGCATCACTTTATATGATTTGGTAATTACAAAAAACGATTGGACTTCAACATCCCTCGATCTGCCCAGTTTTTCCCCTTTTTATCTACTGCTGATACAGGACCTCGAGTGGAATTTCCACTTCAAGAGAGTGCCGCTCTAGTCTGATGCCGGTCATCAGATCTAAACTCTTAAATTAGGTGTTTTCATGAGCAGCACAACATAATTTGGTAAGTTGCTCAGCCATGTGGCTGTTTATTTTGATGTCGGGTAGCACTCGAGGCATGGCCATCTTCTTCTCTACTATGAGTTGATGATCCTACAGATGCTCACACAATTTTGCTGCTCTCAGTGGACCTATATCATGAGGTCTGCAGTTGAACCATCTTCTACCACCAGAGAAAGGGTTAGGGTTGTGTGCCCTTCACTTCCACCCCTGCTGCAACGCTACTTGCTCATTCATTTAGCCGTTACCTCCTAATACATTATACATGGTTGAAAACTGTTCTTCCATGGCAATGTGGACAAGTTCTTGCTATCCTAACCTATGTCTGTAGAAAACTTACCCTAAGTGTTTCTCTAGCTGCCATTTTCATGATGTCTTCTCCACCCCACAATGCTCCACTGGGAATATACAGTGTATAACCAGACAGCTTGGCTCTTCTCCTAAGTCTTCTTTCAGTTTCTTCATCAGCTAAAGCTGTGGGGGATCCAACCTGGCGAAATAGGAGAGGACAATGTACCTACTGCCTCCAAAACACAGAATCTGCTCATTCATCATAGGGGGTCTCCCTGATCCCTCATATCTAAACCCAAATGCCTAAATCCGAGGAGAAGAGGTGTTTACAGATGATTATCGATTACACTGGTCTCCCTAGTGATAAAGAGACCCAGTCTGGTCACCTGCTGACCTCAGCTCCCCCAGGATGGACACTCAACTAGAAATAGACAATAGAAATAAATTATACAATGGGAAACATATGATATAAAAAGTAAGCCTCATGTCCCAGAGCAGCTGAATGAACCACCTACTAGTAAGTGTGCCGCACATAGGAAGCGTTCTCCATATGTTCTGGTTATGGAGGGATGTGCCACCTCCACGATCAGATCCACCTCTCTAGAAagacacatactttttccatcacTGTACAGAACGAGTGATTACAGTACAGCTAAGATTATATAGGGTCAGTGTCACATATGTATGAGATGGATATAGAGTCAGTGTGACATATGTATGAGATGGATATAGGGTCAGTGTGACATATGTATGAGATGGATATAGGTCAGTGTTACATATGTATGAGATGGATATAGGGTCAGTGTGACATATGTATGAGATGGATATAGGGTCAGTGTTATATATGTATGAGATGGATATAGGGTCAGTGTAACGTATGTATGAGATGGATATAGAGTCAGTGTGACGTATGTATGAGATGGATATAGGGTCAGTGTGACGTATGTATGAGATGGATATAGGGTCAGTGTCACATATGTATGAGATGGATATAGGGTCAGTGTGACATATGTATGAGATGGATATAGGTCAGTGTTACATATGTATGAGATGGATATAGGGTCAGTGTTACATATGTATGAGATGGATATAGGGTCAGTGTTATATATGTATGAGATGGATATAGGGTCAGTGTCACATATGTATGAGATGGATATAGAGTCAGTGTGACGTATGTATGAGATGGATATAGGGTCAGTGTGACATATGTATGAGATGGATATAGGGTCAGTGTTACATATGTATGAGATGGATATAGGGTCAGTGTAACGTATGTATGAGATGGATATAGAGTCAGTGTGACGTATGTATGAGATGGATATAGGGTCAGTGTGACGTATGTATGAGATGGATATAGGGTCAGTGTCACATATGTATGAGATGGATATAGGGTCAGTGTGACATATGTATGAGATGGATATAGGGTCAGTGTGACATATGTATGAGATGGATA
The sequence above is drawn from the Bufo bufo chromosome 11, aBufBuf1.1, whole genome shotgun sequence genome and encodes:
- the ASPDH gene encoding putative L-aspartate dehydrogenase isoform X1; the protein is MSEARKCRIGIVGYGHVGAYLVNQIQSEGDKYNVELAFVWNRTMTKMEPNVAPPLQLQNLEEFEKREVDLIVEVAHPSITRTYGERFLCAAHLLVGSPTALADEETERRLRRRAKLSGYTLYIPSGALWGGEDIMKMAARETLRGLKITMTKHPKSFKLEGKLAEADLSTIRERTVLYEGPTRSLCEMAPNNVNTMAAASLAAHNLGFDKVIGVLVADPSIPDWHLVDIEVTGETNGTTGQVFSVTTRRRNPAAPGAVTGTATFGSFWSSILVCKGHGGQVFLC